Proteins found in one Melospiza georgiana isolate bMelGeo1 chromosome 1, bMelGeo1.pri, whole genome shotgun sequence genomic segment:
- the LOC131089752 gene encoding transmembrane protein 68-like produces the protein MLGRKESCASGQLPMTSLSCLFYALEEWTIVELLKKYIFHLIIASLTISAILVFFIVPLTIVFFIYLTNILLLIYQRNNELKADPLSDVWNGVRKTIAGFWDLYARIWHGYELHGVKNLPEGPGILVYYHGAIPIDYLYFLSRLFLWKKRLCLSVADHFVFRLPGLRLLLAVTGVMPGTREECLVALKKGYLVSISPGGVREALFSDESYQLMWGNRKGFAQVALEAKVPIIPMYTQNVREGYRMFKERRFFRQLYESTRLPFTPPYGGLPVKFRTYIGQPIPYDPNITAEELVEKTKAAVQALISKHQTIPGSIWKALLERFDKRRKSD, from the exons ATGCTAGGTAGAAAAGAATCCTGTGCTTCAGGACAGTTACCAATGACCAGCCTCAGCTGCCTTTTCTATGCATTGGAAGAATGGACTATTGTGGAGCTCctgaagaaatacatttttcatcTGATCATTGCCTCACTGACAATTAGTGCAATATTAGTGTTTTTTATAGTCCCTTTAACAATTGTCTTTTTCATTTACCTTActaatattttgcttttaatataTCAGAGGAACAATGAGTTAAAAGCAGATCCCTTGAGTGATGTTTGGAATGGTGTAAGAAAAACTATAGCAGGCTTTTGGGATTTATATGCAAGAATATGGCATG GTTATGAGCTTCATGGTGTGAAAAACCTCCCAGAAGGACCAGGAATTCTTGTCTATTACCATGGAGCTATTCCTATAGACTACCTTTACTTTTTGTCTAGGCTGTTTCTGTGGAAGAAAAGACTTTGCCTGTCAGTAGCTGATCATTTTGTGTTTCGTTTACCAG GACTTAGGTTACTGTTGGCTGTGACAGGTGTCATGCCAGGTACGAGGGAGGAGTGTCTTGTTGCCCTGAAGAAAGGATACTTGGTGTCCATCTCACCGGGTGGAGTTCGAGAGGCGCTGTTCAGTGATGAAAGTTATCAGCTGATGTGGGGAAATCGAAAAGGCTTTGCTCAGGTGGCTCTAGAAGCAAAAGTG CCCATCATTCCAATGTATACTCAAAATGTCCGTGAAGGCTATAGGATGTTTAAAGAAAGAA gattttttagACAGTTATATGAGAGCACACGATTGCCTTTTACTCCTCCATACGGAGGACTTCCAGTTAAATTTCGTACATACATTGGGCAGCCAATCCCTTACGACCCAAATATAACTGCAGAGGAATTAGTTGAAAAG aCCAAGGCTGCTGTCCAGGCTCTCATAAGCAAGCACCAAACAATCCCAGGCAGCATATGGAAGGCTTTACTGGAGAGATTTGATAAACGTCGTAAAAGTGATTAG